Proteins encoded by one window of Streptococcus sanguinis:
- a CDS encoding aspartate kinase, whose translation MKVVKFGGSSLASATQLEKVLNIVKSDPERRFVVVSAPGKRHDDDIKVTDALIKYYREYIAGNDVTPNQQWIINRYADMVAELGLKPKVLEKISKSITSLATLPIEDNAFLYDTFLAAGENNNAKLIAAYFSQNGVPASYVHPREAGLVVSSEPGNARILPSSYDKIEELNNSDEVLVIPGFFGVTQDGQICTFSRGGSDITGSIIAAGVKADVYENFTDVDGIFAAHPGIVHKPHSIPELTYREMRELAYAGFTVLHDEALLPAYRGKIPLVIKNTNNPEHPGTQIVHKHSKDHLPVVGIAGDAGFVSINMSKYLMNREIGFGRRVLQILEDLNIGWEHMPTGIDDLSIILRERELTPIKEEEILRQLVQKAEVDHAEIEHDLSIIMIVGEKMKSHIGVTSTATKALSENNINIQMMSQGSSEVSIMFVVEKNQEKAAIRALYRAFFEPQTQE comes from the coding sequence ATGAAAGTTGTAAAATTTGGTGGAAGTTCACTGGCTTCTGCGACTCAATTAGAAAAAGTTTTGAACATTGTCAAATCTGATCCTGAACGTCGATTTGTTGTAGTATCAGCGCCAGGAAAACGCCATGATGACGATATCAAAGTAACCGATGCCCTGATTAAATATTACCGAGAGTATATTGCAGGAAATGATGTCACACCAAACCAACAGTGGATTATCAATCGCTATGCAGATATGGTGGCAGAACTTGGTTTGAAACCAAAAGTTCTGGAGAAAATTTCCAAAAGCATCACAAGCCTTGCTACTTTGCCAATTGAAGATAATGCATTTCTTTATGATACTTTTCTTGCTGCAGGAGAAAACAACAACGCCAAATTAATTGCAGCTTATTTCAGTCAAAATGGCGTTCCAGCTAGCTATGTACATCCGAGAGAAGCAGGACTCGTCGTTTCCAGTGAGCCTGGCAATGCTCGAATTCTCCCTTCCAGCTATGATAAGATTGAAGAACTCAACAATTCTGATGAAGTTCTAGTTATTCCTGGTTTCTTTGGTGTAACTCAAGATGGACAAATCTGCACTTTCTCTCGCGGGGGTTCTGATATTACGGGCTCTATCATTGCTGCGGGAGTCAAAGCAGATGTTTATGAGAACTTTACTGATGTTGACGGAATCTTTGCCGCCCATCCTGGCATCGTTCACAAACCACATTCCATTCCTGAGCTAACCTATCGGGAAATGCGTGAATTAGCTTATGCAGGCTTTACAGTTCTCCATGATGAAGCTCTGCTTCCAGCTTACCGTGGCAAAATTCCGCTGGTTATTAAAAATACCAACAATCCAGAACATCCTGGAACACAAATTGTTCATAAACACAGTAAAGACCATCTTCCTGTCGTTGGCATTGCTGGAGATGCAGGATTTGTCAGCATTAACATGTCCAAGTACCTGATGAACAGAGAAATCGGCTTTGGTAGACGTGTCCTTCAAATTCTAGAAGACCTGAATATTGGTTGGGAGCACATGCCTACAGGAATTGATGACCTTTCCATTATCTTGCGCGAGCGCGAATTAACTCCTATCAAAGAGGAAGAAATTCTTCGCCAACTTGTCCAAAAAGCAGAGGTTGATCATGCAGAAATTGAACACGACCTTTCCATTATCATGATTGTCGGCGAAAAAATGAAAAGTCATATTGGTGTAACTTCCACTGCAACCAAAGCTCTTTCAGAAAATAACATCAATATTCAAATGATGTCCCAAGGCTCAAGCGAAGTATCCATCATGTTTGTTGTTGAAAAAAATCAAGAAAAAGCTGCCATTCGCGCGCTTTACCGAGCTTTCTTTGAACCCCAAACACAGGAGTAA
- a CDS encoding enoyl-CoA hydratase: MTFNGILYHVADEVATITFNRPEVSNGFNIPMCEEILEAIELAAKDESVKFLVINANGKVFSVGGDLAEMQRAVSDDDVQSLVKIAELVNDISFAMKRLPKPVIMSVDGPVAGAAANMVVAADFCIATEKSRFIQAFVGVGLAPDAGGLFLLTRAIGVTRATHLVMTGEALTAEKALDYGLLYKVCETEKLEKTTEQLLKKLKRGSLNSYRAMKEMVWKSLFSGWSEYAELELELQKSLAFTEDFKEGVRAYSEKRRPNFTGK; this comes from the coding sequence ATGACATTTAATGGAATTCTCTATCATGTAGCAGATGAGGTAGCAACGATTACTTTTAATCGCCCTGAAGTTTCAAATGGCTTTAATATTCCTATGTGTGAGGAAATTTTAGAGGCTATTGAACTTGCTGCTAAGGATGAGTCCGTCAAATTTTTAGTTATCAATGCTAATGGTAAGGTTTTTTCAGTGGGTGGGGATTTGGCTGAGATGCAGAGAGCTGTCAGTGATGATGACGTCCAATCCTTGGTGAAAATCGCAGAACTGGTGAATGATATTTCCTTTGCTATGAAGCGTCTGCCTAAGCCGGTTATCATGAGTGTTGATGGCCCTGTTGCTGGTGCGGCTGCTAATATGGTCGTTGCAGCAGATTTCTGTATTGCCACTGAAAAATCCCGTTTCATTCAGGCCTTTGTTGGGGTTGGTCTGGCGCCAGATGCTGGTGGTCTTTTCTTACTGACTCGTGCTATCGGGGTAACTCGGGCGACCCATCTGGTTATGACTGGGGAAGCTCTGACTGCAGAGAAAGCTCTGGATTACGGCTTGCTTTATAAAGTCTGTGAAACAGAGAAATTGGAAAAAACAACGGAACAGTTGCTGAAGAAGCTGAAACGTGGCTCTCTAAATTCTTACAGAGCTATGAAAGAAATGGTCTGGAAGAGTCTGTTCAGTGGCTGGTCTGAGTATGCTGAGCTAGAGTTGGAACTACAGAAATCGCTGGCTTTTACAGAAGATTTTAAAGAAGGGGTTCGGGCTTACTCTGAGAAACGTCGTCCAAACTTTACTGGTAAATAA
- the fabT gene encoding fatty acid biosynthesis transcriptional regulator FabT — MNFQLVNDYLTSIFNNVLVIEESSLRSSRFNDVSIKEMHTIDVIGTTPNATPSDISRELMVTLGTVTTSLNNLERKGYIERRRSEVDRRVVHLNLTKNGRLLYRLHKRFHNRMVMQVVDGMSPEERQVMQKGLQNLYSFLEDLK; from the coding sequence TTGAATTTTCAGTTAGTAAATGATTACTTAACGTCTATTTTCAATAATGTCTTGGTTATTGAAGAATCGAGCCTAAGAAGCAGTCGCTTCAACGACGTCTCCATTAAGGAAATGCATACGATAGATGTCATCGGCACAACCCCAAATGCTACTCCAAGTGATATATCACGAGAATTGATGGTTACCTTGGGGACTGTTACGACCAGTTTGAATAATCTGGAGCGTAAGGGGTATATTGAGCGGCGTCGGTCGGAAGTTGATCGTCGTGTGGTGCATCTGAATTTGACAAAGAATGGGCGGCTTTTGTATCGTCTTCATAAGCGATTCCACAACCGCATGGTCATGCAGGTAGTGGATGGGATGAGTCCAGAAGAGAGACAAGTGATGCAAAAGGGCCTGCAAAATTTATATAGTTTCCTAGAGGATTTGAAATAA
- a CDS encoding beta-ketoacyl-ACP synthase III, translating to MNYAKISQVAHYAPRQVVSNDDLAEIMDTSDEWISSRTGIKNRHLSSDETTSDLATKVAENLLQKSGISAQDLDFIIVATITPDSLMPSAAARVQANIGAKNAFAFDLTAACSGFIFALSTGEKFISSGRYQKGLVIGSETLSKTVDWSDRSTAVLFGDGAGGVLLESASEQHFLVESQFTDGSRGDSLTCGKIGLSSPFSEKSENQPYLTMDGRAIFDFAIRDVARSIRETIESSQLSAEDLDFLLLHQANIRILDKMAKKLGVAREKLPANMMEYGNTSAASIPILLSECVEQGLIKLNGNQTILMSGFGGGLTWGTLIVTI from the coding sequence ATGAACTATGCTAAGATTAGCCAGGTGGCTCATTATGCTCCCCGTCAGGTTGTCAGCAATGATGATCTAGCCGAGATTATGGATACCAGTGATGAGTGGATTTCAAGTCGAACTGGGATTAAAAACCGCCATTTATCGTCAGATGAAACGACCAGTGATTTAGCTACAAAAGTAGCAGAGAATTTGCTGCAAAAGTCAGGAATTTCTGCTCAGGACCTGGACTTTATCATTGTTGCCACTATTACGCCGGATTCTTTAATGCCTTCAGCTGCTGCGAGAGTACAGGCCAATATTGGGGCTAAGAATGCATTTGCCTTTGATCTGACGGCGGCCTGCAGTGGCTTTATCTTTGCCCTATCTACTGGGGAAAAATTTATTTCTTCAGGCCGTTATCAAAAAGGTCTAGTCATAGGAAGTGAGACGCTCTCTAAGACAGTAGATTGGTCAGATCGTTCAACGGCTGTTCTCTTTGGAGATGGTGCTGGCGGTGTCCTGTTGGAAAGTGCTTCAGAACAGCATTTTTTGGTAGAAAGTCAGTTTACGGACGGATCTCGCGGAGATAGTCTGACCTGCGGAAAAATCGGTTTGTCTTCACCTTTTTCAGAAAAAAGTGAGAATCAGCCTTATCTGACAATGGACGGTAGAGCTATTTTCGACTTTGCTATTCGTGATGTTGCTCGTTCTATCAGGGAAACCATTGAAAGCAGTCAGCTTTCAGCGGAAGATTTAGATTTTCTGTTGCTGCATCAGGCCAATATCCGTATTTTGGATAAAATGGCTAAGAAGCTTGGTGTTGCGCGGGAGAAACTTCCAGCCAATATGATGGAATATGGCAATACTAGCGCTGCTAGCATCCCGATTTTATTATCTGAGTGTGTGGAGCAAGGACTGATCAAACTGAACGGAAATCAGACAATTTTGATGTCAGGTTTTGGTGGAGGTTTGACATGGGGCACGCTTATTGTTACAATTTAG
- a CDS encoding acyl carrier protein — translation MAVFEKVQEIIVEELGKEPSEVTLESTFDDLEADSLDLFQVISEIEDAFDIQIETEEGLNTVGDLVAYVEEKTK, via the coding sequence ATGGCAGTATTTGAAAAAGTACAAGAAATTATCGTTGAAGAACTTGGCAAAGAGCCATCAGAAGTTACTCTTGAGTCAACTTTCGATGATCTTGAAGCAGATTCATTGGATTTGTTCCAAGTGATTTCAGAAATTGAAGATGCATTTGACATCCAAATCGAAACTGAAGAAGGTTTGAACACAGTTGGTGATTTGGTTGCTTATGTAGAAGAAAAAACTAAATAA
- the fabK gene encoding enoyl-[acyl-carrier-protein] reductase FabK, whose translation MQTRITELLNIDYPIFQGGMAWVADGDLAGAVSKAGGLGIIGGGNAPKEVVKANIDKIKSLTDRPFGVNIMLLSPFADDIVDLVIEEGVKVVTTGAGNPSKHMARFHEAGITVIPVVPSVALAKRMEKIGADAVIAEGMEAGGHIGKLTTMSLVRQVAEAVSIPVIAAGGIADGSGAAAGFMLGAEAVQVGTRFVVAKESNAHQNYKNMILKARDIDTTISAQHFGHAVRAIKNKLTRDFEKAEKEAFKQENPDLTVFENLGAGALANAVVRGDVENGSVMSGQIAGLISKEETVEEILKDIYYGAAEKIQQEAKRWAGVTRND comes from the coding sequence ATGCAAACACGTATTACAGAATTATTGAACATTGATTATCCTATTTTCCAAGGCGGAATGGCCTGGGTTGCTGATGGTGACTTGGCTGGCGCAGTTTCAAAAGCCGGTGGTCTTGGTATCATCGGTGGCGGAAATGCACCCAAGGAAGTGGTAAAGGCTAATATTGACAAGATTAAGTCTTTAACAGACCGTCCTTTCGGGGTTAACATCATGCTCCTGTCTCCTTTTGCGGACGACATTGTTGATCTCGTCATTGAAGAGGGAGTAAAAGTAGTAACAACTGGTGCGGGTAATCCAAGCAAGCACATGGCTCGTTTCCATGAAGCGGGAATTACAGTTATCCCTGTTGTGCCAAGTGTGGCCTTGGCTAAGCGGATGGAAAAAATCGGTGCGGATGCAGTCATTGCAGAAGGAATGGAAGCTGGTGGTCACATCGGGAAATTGACTACCATGTCCTTGGTTCGTCAGGTTGCAGAAGCAGTTAGCATTCCGGTTATTGCTGCTGGTGGTATTGCAGATGGTTCTGGGGCTGCGGCTGGATTTATGCTGGGAGCAGAGGCCGTTCAAGTCGGAACTCGCTTTGTCGTTGCTAAGGAATCTAATGCTCATCAGAACTACAAGAATATGATTTTGAAGGCTCGCGATATTGATACGACTATCTCTGCCCAGCATTTTGGTCATGCGGTTCGTGCTATCAAGAATAAGCTGACGCGTGATTTCGAAAAGGCAGAAAAAGAAGCCTTCAAGCAAGAAAATCCAGATTTGACTGTTTTTGAAAATCTTGGAGCTGGTGCTTTGGCCAATGCGGTTGTTCGCGGAGATGTGGAAAATGGTTCCGTCATGTCTGGTCAAATTGCTGGTTTAATCAGTAAGGAAGAAACAGTCGAAGAAATCCTCAAAGATATCTACTATGGTGCTGCTGAGAAGATTCAGCAGGAAGCAAAACGTTGGGCAGGAGTAACTAGAAATGACTAA
- the fabD gene encoding ACP S-malonyltransferase — translation MTKRAFLFAGQGAQYLGMGRELYDQYELVRSTFDEASQVLGYDVRALIDQDEEKLNQTRYTQPAILTTSVAIYWLLADKGIEPDMVAGLSLGEYSALVAAGALDFKTAVGLVAKRGSFMEEAAPAGSGKMVAVLNAEVSLIEAVCQEASAIGVVSPANYNTPSQIVIGGEVAAVDKAVGLLKDAGVKRLIPLNVSGPFHTALLKPASERLAEVLETVKFSGFVRPLVGNTEATVMEKERVRELLTRQVMEPVRFYDSIAKMQEAGVTEFIEIGPGKVLSGFIKKIDKSADVRQVEDVESLNALLEK, via the coding sequence ATGACTAAAAGAGCCTTTCTCTTTGCCGGTCAGGGAGCGCAGTACCTTGGAATGGGGCGTGAGCTTTATGATCAGTATGAGCTTGTGCGGTCAACTTTTGATGAAGCTAGCCAAGTTCTAGGCTATGATGTCCGAGCTTTGATCGATCAAGATGAAGAAAAGCTCAATCAAACTCGCTACACGCAACCGGCTATTTTAACAACTTCAGTAGCTATTTATTGGCTCTTGGCTGATAAGGGAATCGAGCCTGATATGGTAGCAGGTCTCTCGCTTGGAGAATATTCTGCTTTGGTGGCTGCGGGCGCCCTTGATTTTAAGACTGCAGTGGGCTTGGTTGCTAAGCGTGGTAGCTTCATGGAAGAGGCAGCTCCAGCTGGTTCAGGGAAAATGGTCGCAGTTTTAAATGCAGAAGTTTCTCTCATTGAAGCGGTCTGTCAAGAAGCAAGTGCTATTGGTGTAGTCTCACCAGCCAACTATAATACGCCTAGTCAGATTGTTATTGGTGGAGAAGTGGCAGCAGTAGACAAGGCTGTGGGGCTTTTGAAAGATGCCGGCGTCAAGCGCTTAATTCCGCTCAATGTATCCGGACCTTTCCATACAGCGCTTTTAAAGCCAGCCAGTGAACGATTGGCAGAAGTATTGGAAACAGTTAAATTTTCAGGTTTTGTACGGCCATTAGTTGGAAATACTGAAGCAACTGTGATGGAAAAAGAAAGAGTCAGAGAGCTTTTGACTCGTCAGGTAATGGAGCCAGTGCGCTTTTATGACAGTATTGCTAAGATGCAGGAAGCAGGTGTGACTGAATTTATCGAAATCGGTCCTGGCAAAGTTCTGTCTGGTTTTATTAAGAAAATTGATAAATCTGCGGATGTACGCCAAGTTGAAGATGTAGAAAGTTTGAATGCTCTTCTAGAAAAATAA
- the fabG gene encoding 3-oxoacyl-[acyl-carrier-protein] reductase, translating to MELQNKNVLITGSARGIGLAIAHKFASVGANVILNGLSGISDDILAEFAGYSGKVVAVIGDVSKSADAQRIVEEAVAALGSVDVLVNNAGITRDKLMLKMTEEDFEQVLKVNLTGTFNMTQSVLKPMTKARQGAIINLSSVVGLAGNIGQANYAASKAGLIGFSKSVAREVAARNIRVNCIAPGFIASDMTDVLPEKIKEASLALIPMKRFGTPEEVADVALFLAGQEYLTGQVITIDGGFTMQ from the coding sequence ATGGAATTACAAAACAAGAATGTGTTAATTACAGGGTCCGCTCGTGGGATTGGGCTGGCAATTGCGCATAAATTTGCCAGTGTCGGAGCCAATGTTATTTTAAACGGACTAAGCGGGATTTCTGATGATATTTTGGCTGAATTTGCCGGCTATTCTGGTAAAGTCGTAGCTGTTATTGGGGATGTGTCTAAATCTGCGGATGCTCAGCGGATAGTGGAAGAAGCTGTTGCGGCTCTGGGGTCTGTTGATGTATTGGTCAATAATGCTGGTATTACCCGTGATAAGCTCATGCTGAAAATGACGGAAGAAGATTTTGAGCAGGTGCTGAAAGTGAACTTGACTGGAACATTCAATATGACACAATCAGTCCTGAAACCGATGACAAAAGCTCGTCAGGGTGCTATTATCAACCTATCGAGTGTCGTTGGTTTGGCTGGAAATATCGGTCAGGCAAACTATGCAGCTTCCAAGGCCGGTCTGATTGGTTTTTCTAAGTCAGTAGCCCGTGAAGTGGCAGCGCGTAATATCCGTGTGAACTGCATTGCCCCTGGCTTTATCGCATCTGATATGACAGATGTGCTCCCAGAAAAAATTAAGGAAGCGTCTCTGGCGCTCATTCCGATGAAGCGTTTTGGTACTCCGGAAGAAGTAGCAGATGTTGCTCTCTTCTTGGCGGGTCAAGAATATCTGACAGGTCAAGTCATCACGATTGATGGCGGCTTTACTATGCAGTAA
- the fabF gene encoding beta-ketoacyl-ACP synthase II, which translates to MKLNRVVVTGYGLTSPIGNTPEEFWNNLKEGNIGIGPITKFDHSEYSVHNAAEIQDFPFDKYFVKKDTNRYDNYTLYAIYASQEAVNNAHLDVDALDKDRFGVIVASGIGGIQEIEEQVVRLHEKGPKRIKPLTLPKALPNMGAGNVAMRFGANGICKSVNTACASANDAIGEAFRSIKFGYQDVMLVGGSEASITPFAIAGFQALTALSTTEDPKRASIPFDKDRNGFVMGEGSGMLVLESLEHAEKRGATILAEVVGYGHTCDAYHMTSPHPEGLGAIKAIKQAVEEAEIEPKDVAYVNAHGTSTPANEKGESGAIVSVFGKDVAVSSTKSFTGHLLGAAGAVEAIATIEAMRHSYVPKTAGTTELPDYIEANVIYGQGKEQEIPYAISNTFGFGGHNAVLAFKRWEA; encoded by the coding sequence ATGAAACTTAATCGAGTTGTTGTAACAGGATACGGTTTAACTTCACCTATCGGAAATACTCCAGAAGAATTCTGGAATAATTTAAAAGAAGGCAATATTGGAATCGGTCCAATTACTAAATTTGATCATAGTGAATACAGTGTTCACAATGCGGCGGAAATTCAGGATTTCCCTTTTGATAAATATTTTGTCAAAAAGGATACCAACCGTTATGATAATTACACACTTTATGCGATTTATGCTTCTCAGGAAGCGGTTAACAATGCTCACTTAGATGTAGATGCGTTGGATAAGGATCGCTTTGGCGTCATTGTGGCTTCAGGTATCGGTGGGATTCAGGAAATTGAAGAGCAGGTTGTTCGCTTGCATGAAAAAGGTCCTAAACGTATCAAACCTTTGACCTTGCCAAAAGCCCTGCCAAATATGGGGGCAGGAAATGTAGCGATGCGCTTTGGAGCCAATGGTATCTGTAAGTCGGTCAATACAGCCTGTGCATCAGCAAACGATGCGATTGGTGAAGCTTTCCGCTCAATTAAATTTGGCTATCAAGATGTAATGCTGGTCGGTGGTTCAGAAGCTTCCATTACACCATTTGCGATTGCTGGTTTCCAAGCTCTGACTGCTCTTTCTACCACAGAAGATCCTAAGCGTGCTTCTATTCCGTTTGACAAGGACCGCAATGGTTTTGTCATGGGTGAAGGTTCTGGTATGCTGGTTCTGGAAAGTTTGGAACATGCTGAGAAACGCGGAGCGACTATCTTGGCTGAGGTGGTAGGATATGGTCATACTTGTGATGCTTACCATATGACTTCTCCGCATCCAGAAGGTTTGGGCGCTATCAAGGCGATCAAACAGGCGGTTGAAGAAGCTGAAATTGAGCCAAAAGATGTGGCTTATGTCAATGCTCACGGTACATCAACCCCTGCTAACGAAAAAGGCGAAAGCGGAGCCATTGTTTCTGTCTTTGGTAAAGATGTAGCGGTGTCTTCTACTAAATCCTTTACAGGACACTTGCTCGGTGCAGCAGGCGCGGTTGAGGCTATTGCAACGATTGAAGCAATGCGTCATAGCTATGTGCCAAAAACAGCTGGTACAACAGAGCTGCCAGACTATATTGAAGCCAACGTTATTTACGGTCAAGGTAAGGAACAGGAAATCCCTTATGCGATTTCCAATACATTTGGCTTTGGCGGCCACAATGCAGTTCTTGCCTTTAAACGCTGGGAGGCTTAA
- the accB gene encoding acetyl-CoA carboxylase biotin carboxyl carrier protein, which translates to MNINEIKDLMAQFDQSSLREFSYKNQSDELTFSKNEGQAPVPTASAAPIAAPLQAASAPVIEPTPQAAPSAEPEIASEAPAPAAEGDVVESPLVGVAYLAAGPDKPPFVSVGDQVKKGQTLMIIEAMKVMNEVPAPKDGLVTEILVQNEEMVEFGKGLVRIK; encoded by the coding sequence ATGAATATCAACGAAATTAAAGATTTAATGGCGCAGTTTGACCAGTCTAGTCTGCGTGAGTTTTCTTACAAAAATCAGAGCGATGAGCTGACTTTTAGTAAGAATGAAGGTCAGGCTCCAGTTCCAACAGCCAGTGCTGCTCCAATTGCTGCACCTTTGCAGGCTGCAAGTGCGCCTGTGATTGAGCCAACTCCTCAAGCAGCTCCGTCTGCAGAGCCAGAAATAGCTTCAGAAGCTCCGGCACCTGCTGCTGAAGGTGATGTTGTGGAAAGCCCTTTGGTTGGTGTGGCTTACTTAGCAGCTGGTCCAGACAAGCCGCCGTTTGTATCAGTTGGAGACCAAGTTAAAAAAGGTCAAACCCTGATGATTATTGAAGCAATGAAGGTCATGAATGAAGTTCCAGCACCGAAAGATGGTCTGGTTACAGAAATTCTAGTTCAGAATGAAGAAATGGTTGAATTTGGGAAAGGGCTGGTACGCATCAAATGA